The Tepidibacter aestuarii genome contains a region encoding:
- a CDS encoding trimethylamine methyltransferase family protein, with protein sequence MCFNNAYKVLPREKLEEIHDQSIKILEEKGCAFEAEEVLEIFKKNGFKVEGNAVYFTRNAIEDAIEKTPSKFKLTSINESNSKIIGEEHLVQPSGGEVFMLDYDGTRRDGTLKDYANLTKLHQALDNIDIVGSSHIGVSDIDKRVSALYCTLELAKNTDKMWISPSEVTSGKQINEIMQLLEIGFGKKGFLEGNYVTWQCICPNSPLFYSQFACEAIMEYAKWNQPIQITSAPMAGITAPMSIWGVTLLANAEMLAGLVLSQILRPGIPVVPTITNIYGNMQRATWESGAPETALATAAGIQMLKELYKMPIRGIMGGSAAKTIDYQAGFETMQSYLLGALAGVHVGLENVGTLDNLMSMSLEKTVLDDEMVGRVKRILKGVDMNESDFSIKAIMDVDFSQSFLTHRSTIKNCRKPWRPTVSDWEGYETWVKFGSPDIVSQANKKVRQILDSAPESMIDKELEKDMLAFIKSVEKNI encoded by the coding sequence ATGTGTTTTAATAATGCATATAAGGTATTACCAAGAGAAAAATTAGAAGAAATACATGATCAAAGTATAAAAATATTAGAAGAAAAAGGTTGTGCTTTTGAAGCAGAAGAAGTACTTGAAATATTTAAGAAAAATGGATTTAAAGTTGAAGGGAATGCAGTATATTTTACAAGAAATGCAATTGAAGATGCTATAGAAAAAACTCCAAGTAAATTTAAGCTTACATCTATAAATGAATCAAACTCTAAGATAATAGGTGAAGAACATTTAGTTCAACCTTCAGGTGGAGAAGTGTTTATGTTAGATTATGATGGTACACGTAGAGATGGAACTCTTAAAGACTACGCTAATCTTACAAAACTTCACCAAGCGCTAGATAATATAGATATAGTAGGAAGTTCACATATAGGTGTTTCAGATATTGATAAACGAGTTTCAGCATTATATTGTACTCTTGAACTGGCAAAAAATACTGATAAAATGTGGATATCACCATCGGAGGTAACTTCAGGTAAGCAAATAAATGAAATTATGCAGCTTCTTGAAATTGGATTTGGAAAAAAAGGATTTTTAGAAGGTAACTATGTAACATGGCAGTGTATATGTCCTAATAGCCCTTTGTTTTATTCTCAGTTTGCATGTGAAGCTATAATGGAATATGCTAAATGGAACCAACCTATACAAATAACATCAGCTCCAATGGCTGGAATTACAGCTCCAATGAGTATTTGGGGAGTTACATTATTAGCAAATGCAGAGATGCTTGCTGGTTTGGTATTATCACAAATATTACGCCCAGGAATTCCTGTTGTACCTACTATTACAAATATTTATGGAAATATGCAAAGAGCAACTTGGGAAAGCGGAGCTCCAGAAACAGCTTTGGCAACTGCAGCTGGAATACAAATGCTTAAAGAACTATATAAGATGCCTATAAGAGGAATTATGGGTGGATCAGCTGCTAAAACTATAGATTATCAAGCTGGATTTGAGACTATGCAAAGCTATCTATTAGGGGCTTTAGCAGGTGTACATGTCGGACTTGAAAATGTTGGAACACTAGATAATTTAATGTCTATGTCTTTAGAAAAGACTGTTCTTGATGATGAAATGGTGGGCCGTGTAAAACGTATACTCAAGGGTGTCGATATGAACGAAAGTGATTTTAGTATAAAAGCTATAATGGATGTTGACTTTAGCCAATCTTTCTTGACTCATCGTAGTACTATTAAGAATTGTAGAAAACCATGGAGACCAACTGTGTCAGATTGGGAAGGCTATGAAACTTGGGTTAAATTTGGATCACCTGATATAGTATCACAAGCAAATAAAAAGGTAAGACAAATATTAGATAGTGCACCTGAGTCAATGATAGATAAAGAATTAGAAAAAGATATGTTGGCATTTATTAAAAGTGTAGAAAAAAACATATAA
- a CDS encoding Glu/Leu/Phe/Val family dehydrogenase, with amino-acid sequence MLDKPYVVIEWNDTETDAKGWLCGYNFVNNYCGGGTRMHPSVTKEEVIRLAHTMAYKYTACESDTTGGCKGGIAYDYKASDAKDVLKRYLMAMSPYIKAGVSIGGDLGVDYGDVLEILDELGIGLPQTKAMKADSKIQEGIKNHDEMMGMTYDGFKLYDMITGYGTAYSADEAWKLMDGKKGATVVIQGFGCVGASAAKCMDKLGYKVVGISDANCLVTCENGLDIDELIKHKTSKGEMDSKFFKDDYVVRPNTKWIDVDCDIFIPAALEDVIHKNNANNVKASLICEGANIAVTKEGDDILKERRIAVVPDFVANLGAIRFYDAIIFGYIPKDVVAAVDDVEQLCRKNTRKVFKIAKEEGRYQRDVAMEIFAPSIAGIPDIY; translated from the coding sequence ATGTTAGATAAACCTTATGTAGTTATTGAATGGAATGATACTGAAACTGATGCTAAAGGATGGTTATGTGGATATAATTTTGTGAATAATTATTGTGGTGGAGGAACTAGGATGCATCCATCAGTAACCAAAGAAGAAGTTATAAGACTTGCACATACTATGGCATATAAGTATACAGCTTGTGAATCTGATACAACTGGAGGATGTAAGGGTGGTATAGCTTATGACTATAAAGCATCAGATGCAAAGGATGTTTTAAAGCGCTACTTAATGGCCATGTCTCCGTATATAAAAGCAGGGGTTTCAATTGGTGGAGATTTAGGAGTAGATTATGGAGATGTTTTAGAAATATTAGATGAATTAGGAATAGGTCTTCCACAAACTAAAGCTATGAAAGCTGATTCTAAGATACAAGAAGGTATAAAAAACCATGATGAAATGATGGGTATGACTTATGATGGGTTTAAGCTTTATGACATGATAACTGGATATGGAACTGCATATTCTGCTGATGAGGCTTGGAAGCTTATGGACGGAAAAAAAGGTGCTACAGTTGTTATTCAAGGATTTGGATGTGTTGGGGCTAGTGCTGCAAAGTGTATGGATAAATTAGGATATAAAGTGGTTGGAATATCTGATGCTAATTGTCTTGTAACCTGTGAAAATGGTCTTGATATAGATGAATTAATAAAACATAAAACTTCAAAAGGAGAAATGGATTCTAAATTCTTTAAAGATGATTATGTTGTTAGACCAAATACAAAGTGGATAGATGTAGACTGTGATATATTTATACCAGCTGCTCTTGAAGATGTTATACACAAAAACAATGCGAATAATGTAAAGGCTTCATTAATATGTGAGGGAGCAAATATAGCTGTAACAAAAGAAGGCGATGATATATTAAAGGAAAGAAGAATAGCTGTTGTACCTGATTTTGTTGCAAACTTAGGAGCTATACGTTTTTATGATGCTATAATATTTGGATATATACCAAAAGATGTTGTTGCTGCAGTTGATGATGTGGAACAGCTTTGCCGTAAGAATACTCGTAAAGTATTTAAAATAGCAAAAGAGGAAGGAAGGTATCAAAGAGATGTAGCGATGGAAATATTTGCACCATCTATAGCTGGAATACCTGATATATATTAA
- a CDS encoding acetate--CoA ligase family protein: protein MDISKLLNPRNICVIGASEKEGFGGDTCRNILSYMDISRVFFVNPNRDKVFDIPCYKSISDIQDTIDLVIICTPKATVNFMLVEAAKKGAKGTVVYASGYSELGTKEGIESEMELKALCEKLDIALMGPNCAGFVNYVSDVQAFAFISDKHDRKGSVGVISQSGQICLSLMDSPSMKFSYNISAGNSSIVTVEDYLDYLIDDDDTKVVAMYLEGIKNPKRFEVSLKKAAIKRKPIVILKVGKSEKGGNIASSHTGSLAGADKVYNAVFKKFGVIRVDDIEELLATSLMLSILPKYPDKATFASMNLSGGETGVCADLGHLNGVEFPDFDESTINKLNKILPSYATPNNPLDMTASLSYDSELYASALRTVMSDPNVGLVAIGYTLLREIADPAIHYMAEGIEIVVKEGNSKPVVMIPFVEHTRNIEYSEKLAKIGVPVMPPAGYAFKILKYLADFVNYNPENVDLSLSIPDMKNNEFEAISEYESKKMLKEYDIPVPNEVVAENVEDAARFAEKIGYPVVMKIDSVDILHKSDIGGVKLNIQNKEEVREAFHGILKNAKTYMPSARIGGVLIQQMANKGLEVIVGVNNDPQFGPCVLCGLGGVFVEVFKDTVICPAPVSKKEAIEMVNSLKGSKLLKGYRGNPPLDVNALSDVIVNISKFACDNKDNIKELDINPIFIYEKGLSAVDALVIKNKI, encoded by the coding sequence ATGGATATTAGTAAATTATTAAATCCAAGAAATATATGTGTTATAGGAGCCAGTGAAAAAGAAGGGTTTGGCGGAGATACATGCAGAAATATATTGAGTTATATGGATATATCTAGAGTGTTTTTTGTAAATCCCAATAGAGATAAGGTGTTTGATATACCTTGTTACAAGTCTATATCAGATATCCAAGATACAATAGATCTTGTTATTATATGCACACCAAAAGCAACTGTAAATTTTATGCTTGTTGAGGCAGCTAAAAAAGGTGCAAAGGGTACTGTTGTATATGCGAGTGGGTACTCAGAGCTAGGAACCAAGGAAGGTATAGAAAGTGAAATGGAGTTAAAAGCGCTTTGCGAAAAGCTAGATATAGCCCTTATGGGTCCTAATTGTGCAGGATTTGTTAACTATGTGTCTGATGTTCAAGCTTTTGCATTTATATCGGATAAACACGATAGAAAAGGATCTGTTGGTGTAATATCTCAAAGTGGTCAAATATGCTTATCATTAATGGATAGTCCAAGTATGAAATTCTCTTATAATATCTCTGCTGGAAATAGTTCTATAGTAACAGTAGAAGATTATTTAGATTATTTGATAGATGATGATGATACCAAGGTAGTTGCAATGTATTTAGAAGGGATAAAAAATCCTAAAAGATTTGAAGTATCTCTTAAAAAAGCAGCTATCAAGCGTAAGCCTATAGTTATATTAAAAGTTGGTAAATCTGAAAAGGGTGGAAATATAGCATCTTCTCATACTGGAAGTTTAGCAGGAGCTGATAAAGTATATAATGCTGTATTTAAAAAGTTTGGTGTAATAAGAGTTGATGATATAGAAGAACTTTTAGCAACTTCATTAATGTTATCTATTTTACCTAAATATCCAGATAAAGCAACATTTGCTTCTATGAATCTTTCAGGTGGCGAGACAGGAGTATGTGCTGATCTAGGACACTTAAATGGAGTAGAGTTTCCAGACTTTGATGAGTCTACTATAAATAAGTTAAATAAAATATTACCTAGTTATGCAACCCCTAATAATCCATTAGATATGACGGCATCATTGTCATATGATAGTGAACTTTATGCGTCTGCATTAAGAACAGTAATGTCAGATCCTAATGTAGGATTAGTAGCTATAGGATATACATTATTACGTGAAATAGCAGACCCTGCTATACATTATATGGCTGAAGGTATTGAAATTGTAGTGAAAGAAGGAAATTCAAAGCCTGTAGTTATGATACCTTTTGTTGAGCATACACGCAACATTGAGTATAGTGAAAAACTAGCAAAGATTGGAGTACCAGTTATGCCTCCTGCTGGGTACGCATTTAAGATATTAAAATATTTAGCTGACTTTGTAAATTATAATCCAGAGAATGTAGATTTATCTTTATCTATACCAGATATGAAGAATAACGAATTTGAGGCTATATCAGAGTATGAAAGTAAAAAAATGCTAAAAGAATATGATATACCTGTGCCAAATGAGGTGGTAGCTGAAAATGTTGAAGATGCTGCTCGATTTGCTGAAAAAATAGGATATCCAGTAGTAATGAAAATAGACTCTGTTGATATACTTCATAAATCTGATATAGGTGGAGTAAAGCTAAATATACAAAATAAAGAAGAGGTAAGAGAAGCTTTCCATGGGATACTAAAAAATGCCAAAACATATATGCCTAGTGCACGAATTGGAGGGGTACTCATTCAGCAAATGGCAAATAAAGGCCTTGAAGTAATAGTTGGAGTAAATAACGATCCTCAATTTGGTCCCTGTGTTCTTTGTGGTTTAGGTGGGGTATTTGTAGAAGTATTTAAAGATACTGTTATATGTCCTGCTCCAGTTTCTAAAAAAGAGGCTATAGAGATGGTAAATTCTCTAAAAGGATCAAAGTTATTGAAAGGTTACAGGGGAAATCCCCCACTTGATGTGAATGCACTTAGCGATGTGATTGTCAATATATCTAAGTTTGCTTGTGATAATAAAGATAATATAAAGGAATTGGATATAAATCCAATATTCATATATGAAAAAGGACTTTCTGCAGTAGATGCTTTGGTAATAAAAAACAAAATATAA
- a CDS encoding thiamine pyrophosphate-dependent enzyme, with protein sequence MLKKKPEILVEDNKFCPGCGHGIINRLVAEVLEEMNLEKDAIGAVAVGCACLMIDTFGVDWIQAQHGRAAAVASGIKRCRPNKPVFTYQGDGDALAIGFSETMYAAIRNENITVIFVNNGVFGMTGGQMAPTTLDRQKTTTSPKGRDVGVTGKPVNVINLMKNLDVAYLARGSVINPSEISKTKKYIRSAFETQISGEGYSFVEVISPCPTNWGLTPIDSLERIKSEVLDIYPTGEYVKRGGK encoded by the coding sequence ATGTTAAAGAAAAAGCCAGAAATACTTGTTGAGGATAATAAGTTTTGTCCAGGATGCGGCCATGGGATAATAAATAGATTAGTGGCAGAAGTTTTAGAAGAAATGAATTTAGAAAAGGATGCAATAGGAGCTGTAGCTGTTGGCTGTGCTTGTTTAATGATAGATACCTTCGGAGTAGATTGGATTCAAGCTCAACATGGTCGTGCAGCTGCAGTTGCTTCAGGTATAAAGAGATGTAGACCTAATAAGCCAGTGTTTACTTATCAAGGAGATGGAGATGCACTTGCAATAGGATTTTCTGAGACTATGTATGCTGCTATACGAAATGAGAATATAACAGTTATATTTGTGAATAATGGAGTATTTGGAATGACTGGTGGACAAATGGCACCTACAACTTTAGATCGTCAAAAAACTACTACTTCCCCAAAGGGAAGAGATGTAGGTGTTACAGGAAAACCAGTTAATGTTATAAATCTTATGAAAAACTTAGATGTTGCATATCTTGCTAGAGGATCTGTTATAAATCCTTCTGAGATAAGCAAGACTAAAAAATATATACGCAGTGCATTTGAAACTCAAATAAGTGGAGAAGGATATTCGTTTGTTGAAGTAATTTCTCCATGTCCTACAAACTGGGGATTAACTCCTATTGACTCGTTAGAACGTATAAAAAGTGAGGTATTGGATATTTATCCAACCGGCGAATATGTTAAGAGGGGAGGTAAATAA
- a CDS encoding 2-oxoacid:acceptor oxidoreductase family protein encodes MANVIFSGFGGQGVLTSGLILANIAMNNKKNVTWIPSYGSEMRGGTANCNVKISDDEISSPFINKIDILVAMNEPSLNKFENKLKPGGVVISNKSIVKNYKFRNDVKVIEVLATEIAESSENIKGANIVMLGALASATSMFDKDTFANGIDKFFLDKGKNNPKNRECFDKGFELAVKKADGR; translated from the coding sequence ATGGCTAATGTTATTTTTTCAGGTTTTGGAGGTCAAGGAGTATTAACTAGTGGTCTTATACTAGCGAATATTGCTATGAATAATAAAAAAAATGTAACTTGGATTCCATCATATGGTTCTGAGATGCGTGGAGGAACAGCAAATTGTAACGTGAAAATTAGTGATGATGAAATATCAAGTCCATTTATAAATAAGATAGATATACTTGTTGCCATGAATGAACCTTCTTTGAATAAGTTTGAAAATAAATTGAAACCTGGAGGAGTGGTAATTTCGAATAAATCTATAGTTAAGAATTATAAGTTTCGTAATGATGTAAAGGTTATTGAAGTTTTAGCCACTGAAATAGCTGAAAGTAGTGAAAATATAAAAGGTGCTAATATAGTAATGTTAGGTGCATTAGCATCAGCTACTAGTATGTTTGATAAAGATACTTTTGCAAATGGTATAGATAAATTTTTCTTAGATAAAGGAAAAAATAATCCTAAAAATAGAGAATGCTTTGATAAAGGTTTTGAGTTGGCTGTAAAAAAAGCTGACGGGAGGTAG
- a CDS encoding ATP-binding cassette domain-containing protein: MNPILQINNLSMNYYTLEIELVGPSGCGKSTIMNILSSLITPTL; this comes from the coding sequence GTGAATCCTATTCTTCAAATCAACAATCTTTCTATGAATTACTATACTCTAGAAATAGAACTTGTTGGTCCATCGGGTTGCGGTAAATCCACAATAATGAACATATTATCTAGTCTTATAACTCCTACATTATAA
- a CDS encoding GntR family transcriptional regulator, with amino-acid sequence MKNDSLTRQVYEYISRKIQEGEYLPNQRITESEICKAIGVSRTPAREALTRLAGENLLKKIHNKGFVVKEIKEKEKLDMYRIIGVLEGLAGWLATNLLTEKEISQMEELTEMMDIAIKYKDYPKYLKLTTEFHDIYISKCNNEMLINMINSLLYNFVPKSYTNDDDEILFKALAHSNNEHKELVLKLKKRNCGEVEELLKKHWETINVNDL; translated from the coding sequence ATGAAAAATGATTCACTTACACGTCAAGTATATGAATACATCTCACGAAAAATACAAGAGGGTGAGTATTTACCAAATCAAAGAATCACTGAATCAGAGATTTGTAAAGCAATTGGAGTGAGTAGAACTCCAGCTAGAGAAGCATTAACAAGGCTTGCAGGGGAGAATTTACTTAAAAAAATACATAATAAAGGATTTGTAGTTAAAGAGATTAAAGAAAAAGAAAAATTAGATATGTATCGTATTATAGGAGTGTTAGAAGGATTAGCTGGATGGTTAGCAACAAATTTATTAACAGAGAAAGAAATTTCACAGATGGAAGAACTCACAGAAATGATGGATATTGCGATAAAATATAAAGATTATCCTAAATATTTAAAATTAACAACAGAATTTCATGATATTTATATAAGTAAGTGCAACAATGAAATGCTTATAAATATGATTAACTCTCTACTTTATAATTTTGTACCAAAATCTTATACAAATGATGATGATGAAATATTATTTAAGGCATTAGCTCATAGTAACAACGAACATAAAGAATTAGTATTAAAATTAAAAAAAAGGAATTGTGGAGAAGTAGAAGAATTACTGAAAAAACATTGGGAAACTATAAATGTAAATGACCTATAG
- the vorB gene encoding 3-methyl-2-oxobutanoate dehydrogenase subunit VorB: MKRIFMKGNDAMAEAAVRAGCRFFAGYPITPQSEILEYLSWRMPQVGGTFVQTESEIAGVSMVYGGAAAGFRVLTSSSGPGFSLLQEGISYVASAELPCVFINVMRYGSGLGDIYQGQGDYWQTVKNGGHSDYRCLVYAPASVQESADLIHLAYNKAEEYKNPVIVLSDASIGQMMEPVEFRELEEHDPDKFDWSLKGKGNDEFRKVTSIMYYDQDYDNYIKNKYDQIEAREQMWDELEFEDAEIVLVAYGISARVCREAVKIARNKGIKLGLIRPISLYPYPIKAFKNIEEKKALLCVELSALGQMVEDVKIACKMKLPVHSYLAGGSVPLAEDIVERVEKILADGEMEVSI, from the coding sequence ATGAAGAGGATATTTATGAAAGGTAATGATGCGATGGCAGAAGCTGCTGTTAGAGCTGGATGTCGCTTTTTCGCAGGGTATCCAATCACTCCACAAAGTGAGATACTTGAGTATTTATCTTGGAGAATGCCACAAGTTGGAGGAACTTTTGTTCAAACAGAATCTGAAATAGCAGGTGTATCTATGGTTTATGGTGGAGCTGCTGCAGGCTTTAGAGTTTTAACTAGTTCTTCTGGTCCCGGATTTAGTTTACTTCAAGAAGGCATATCATACGTAGCTTCTGCTGAATTACCATGTGTATTTATAAATGTAATGAGATATGGAAGTGGACTTGGAGATATATATCAAGGACAAGGAGATTATTGGCAAACTGTAAAAAATGGAGGACATAGTGACTATAGATGTTTAGTATATGCACCAGCATCAGTACAAGAATCAGCTGACTTAATACACCTTGCATATAATAAAGCGGAAGAATATAAAAATCCAGTAATAGTCTTATCAGATGCATCTATAGGCCAAATGATGGAACCAGTTGAATTTAGAGAACTTGAAGAGCATGATCCAGATAAATTTGATTGGTCATTAAAAGGGAAAGGGAATGACGAATTCCGTAAAGTGACTTCAATAATGTATTACGATCAAGATTATGATAATTACATTAAGAATAAATATGATCAAATAGAAGCTAGAGAACAAATGTGGGATGAATTAGAATTTGAAGATGCCGAGATAGTATTAGTTGCTTATGGTATATCTGCAAGAGTATGCCGTGAAGCTGTTAAGATTGCTAGGAATAAAGGAATAAAGCTTGGATTAATTAGACCTATATCTTTGTATCCTTATCCAATTAAAGCATTTAAAAATATAGAAGAGAAAAAAGCGCTACTATGTGTAGAGTTATCAGCTCTTGGGCAAATGGTAGAAGATGTTAAAATTGCATGTAAAATGAAACTGCCAGTTCATAGTTATCTTGCTGGCGGTAGTGTTCCTCTTGCTGAAGATATAGTTGAAAGAGTAGAGAAAATATTAGCTGATGGAGAAATGGAGGTGTCTATTTAG
- a CDS encoding 4Fe-4S binding protein codes for MEKLILHKESCKSCHYCINICPKDAISLSSYMNSKGYQTIKVDEEKCVKCGSCYVMCPEYVFEIVEV; via the coding sequence ATGGAAAAGTTAATACTTCATAAAGAAAGCTGTAAAAGCTGCCACTATTGTATAAATATATGCCCAAAAGATGCAATTAGCTTATCAAGTTACATGAATTCTAAAGGTTATCAAACCATTAAAGTAGATGAAGAGAAGTGTGTAAAATGTGGTTCATGCTATGTTATGTGTCCAGAATATGTATTTGAAATAGTGGAGGTGTGA
- a CDS encoding D-cysteine desulfhydrase family protein, with protein MINIPSRIRIANLPTKIEKLERLSKKLGGPNIFLKRDDQTGTEISGNKVRKLEFSVKEALNQGCDLLITCGGIQSNHARATAAVAAKLGISSCLVLRNNGEEDVEGNYFLDKVLGAKIRFITPEEYREKRMEIMEAVKEELSKEGYKPYIIPEGASNGIGTFGYFKAMEEIIQQGKEMGTKFDAVVIAVGSGGTYGGLFLANKIMGYGAKIYGVNVSNDEEYFKNQIEKVINESLFYIDETFQFSKEEIDIIDGYVGKGYALSRSEEIEFIHEVAKLEGVILDPVYTGKAMYGLVNEIKKGNFKKNNNILFIHTGGLYGLFPKKDLFSF; from the coding sequence ATGATAAATATCCCTAGTAGAATTAGAATTGCGAATCTACCTACTAAGATTGAGAAATTAGAAAGATTATCTAAAAAATTAGGCGGTCCAAATATATTTCTTAAGAGAGATGATCAAACTGGTACTGAGATTTCCGGAAATAAGGTAAGGAAGCTGGAGTTTTCTGTAAAGGAAGCATTGAATCAAGGGTGTGACTTACTCATTACTTGCGGTGGAATCCAGTCTAACCATGCGAGGGCTACTGCTGCCGTTGCTGCTAAGTTAGGGATATCATCTTGTTTAGTTCTTAGAAACAATGGAGAAGAAGACGTAGAGGGGAACTATTTCTTAGATAAGGTATTGGGGGCTAAAATTAGATTTATAACGCCTGAGGAATACAGAGAAAAGAGAATGGAAATTATGGAAGCGGTAAAGGAAGAACTATCAAAGGAAGGTTACAAGCCTTACATTATACCAGAAGGTGCTTCAAATGGTATAGGAACCTTTGGATATTTTAAAGCTATGGAAGAAATTATTCAGCAAGGAAAAGAAATGGGAACAAAGTTCGATGCCGTAGTGATTGCTGTAGGATCAGGTGGAACCTATGGGGGATTATTCCTTGCAAATAAGATTATGGGCTATGGCGCAAAGATATATGGTGTAAATGTATCTAATGATGAAGAATACTTTAAAAATCAGATTGAGAAAGTAATAAATGAAAGTCTTTTTTATATAGATGAAACCTTTCAATTTTCTAAAGAAGAAATCGATATTATAGATGGTTATGTAGGAAAGGGATATGCTTTAAGTAGGTCAGAGGAGATAGAATTCATTCATGAAGTAGCTAAATTAGAGGGGGTTATCTTAGACCCTGTTTATACTGGAAAAGCAATGTACGGATTAGTAAACGAAATCAAAAAAGGAAATTTCAAGAAGAATAATAACATATTATTTATCCATACCGGTGGCCTATATGGATTATTCCCTAAAAAAGATTTGTTTTCTTTTTAA
- a CDS encoding MFS transporter: protein MKNRYKKYLSIFALALSGGSIYLIPFIKYVFYDQLMGAMNISNTQMGFTLTMYSIGCTLLYIPGGILADRFSAKKSMIASLLGTSALTILFGITLNYALSNVIWLLLAVSTGFVFWSSLMKAIGLIGDDDEKGRMYGIYYAGNGIVGAVVNSLALWTFARFSDPVTGMRMAIFVMAGATIVSAIMVGIFFDEKKKQNTSENKVENTEKFDLSQVKEVIKNPLVWMVSISILCAYTLFTVNSYFTPYLTDVVGISENASSTIAIIRTNLFLVFCAPLGGYIVDKIKSTSKWCIIGNILVAVFFLLLLIIPSNVNSTLLIVLTLIPSAISLMVYGVMFSMVSECKFPSYVTGTVIGIASIIGYLPDFYAHNICGRFLDKFGNGGYTYIFGYLFANCILGTILGVLIRKKLKSQNKEISINK, encoded by the coding sequence ATGAAGAATAGGTACAAAAAATATTTAAGTATTTTTGCACTTGCATTGAGTGGGGGTTCTATATATTTAATACCATTTATTAAATATGTATTTTATGATCAATTAATGGGGGCAATGAATATAAGCAATACCCAAATGGGTTTTACATTAACTATGTATTCAATAGGATGTACCTTACTGTATATACCGGGTGGAATTTTAGCAGATAGATTCTCTGCTAAAAAGAGTATGATAGCATCTCTTTTAGGAACTTCAGCACTAACTATATTGTTTGGGATTACATTGAATTATGCACTTTCAAATGTAATTTGGCTACTATTGGCTGTAAGTACTGGTTTTGTGTTCTGGAGTTCTCTTATGAAAGCTATAGGTTTAATTGGAGATGATGATGAAAAGGGAAGAATGTATGGTATATATTATGCTGGAAATGGTATAGTAGGAGCAGTTGTAAATTCACTTGCTTTATGGACATTTGCTCGTTTTTCAGATCCGGTAACTGGAATGAGAATGGCTATATTTGTTATGGCAGGAGCAACCATTGTTTCGGCTATAATGGTAGGTATATTCTTTGACGAAAAGAAAAAACAAAATACAAGTGAAAATAAAGTTGAAAATACAGAAAAATTTGATTTAAGTCAAGTTAAAGAAGTAATAAAAAATCCTTTAGTTTGGATGGTATCAATATCTATATTATGTGCATACACATTATTTACTGTAAATTCTTATTTCACACCATATCTTACAGATGTAGTAGGAATATCAGAGAATGCTTCTAGTACTATAGCTATAATTAGAACAAATTTATTCTTGGTATTTTGTGCACCATTAGGAGGATATATAGTTGATAAGATAAAATCAACTTCTAAGTGGTGCATAATAGGAAATATATTGGTTGCTGTATTCTTCTTATTACTATTAATAATACCATCTAATGTGAATTCTACATTATTAATTGTTTTAACATTAATACCAAGTGCTATATCTTTAATGGTGTATGGTGTTATGTTTTCAATGGTAAGTGAATGTAAATTTCCATCATATGTAACAGGAACAGTAATAGGTATAGCTTCAATAATAGGATATTTACCAGATTTTTATGCACATAATATATGCGGAAGGTTCTTGGATAAATTTGGAAATGGTGGATATACCTATATATTTGGATATCTTTTTGCTAATTGCATATTAGGAACGATATTAGGAGTACTAATTAGAAAAAAATTAAAATCTCAAAATAAAGAAATTTCTATAAATAAATAA